The genomic stretch CCTCCAAAACAAGCAAAGCTGGCTGTCAAATTAGAGTATATGGGGGTACAACGGGTTAGATCTTTGACTATCTTCAATTTTTTCAGTAATATTGGTTTTTTATTCATGTCAGGGAACCGAGTGGTGTGGGGACACGTGCAAAGTGTCCTTTGCACCTTCCCTGAGCACCTGGTGGTCTGTGGGGCCGGGACCATGGCCAAGGGCAGGTGTATGCAGGTGTCTGGGACCCCTGGCGGCCGCCTGAGGAAGGACCTCTGCACGCAGGAGTTCAAGGCCCTGCGGAGCTGCTTCGTCTCCGTGGCCAAGAAGACCCTGAAGGGCAGCCGTTAGAAAGGACGGAGTGCTGCACTTGACATCCATCTGCTGCCGAGGGACGCAAAGCCCCGGGCCCGGTACTGATGGATCCAAGGGTGCAACATCTAAAACCTCTAAAGCTCTACTGGCTAACAGGACCGGAAACGTGTTAGGGCGAGCACAGGCAGACGGGGAATGGGTTTTCCAGCATTGCATACGTAAGGATTTGGGTTAGAATAAGATGCAATGAACCAACAATAAAGACCACTCTAAGGCCATGGCTGAGGTGtgcatttataattttagtaaaaggaaataaagaattgGGGTGAATTTTTAATCTCTGAAGCCACTGAGAGTAATTCCTTCCTAGCAAATCATTTGGGCTCTGTCCAGGCTTCTAACCTCAGTGAAACCCACTGCATTCAAGTCAAGTCAAGTTTTCATACATTGTCATCTGGCTTTTCATCAGAAAGCATGGGGTGGAGAAAAAGAGGGGCGAAACCCTTCTAATTGTAGAGTGGCTCCACCTTGGTGAAGGTCCAGAGCGATGACCAGTGAGAGAGAATCACACAACCCCCAATGGTTTCCTGTGTTCATATAGGAAGAGAGCCAAGTGGTGGTTATTTAATATAGTTCAGTGAGGTTTTTCATTTATAGGCCAGAGCAATAAACATGATGTTGGCTGCTTTCCCAATTTGTTCTTTAGTCATAGCAAAGGAGATTTCCATTAAGGGGATCTAATGCCATCTTGAAGTTTTTGTAAAGTTTAATAAGTAATCTCAGTTTCAGAGTTAAGTTTGATCACCTCTAACCCTTTAATAAGTAACTATTCTTTCCACCTAGATGCCAGAGGaggttgttgctgttgtttttctctgtgtttggACATTTTACCCTTTGCAAAATAATCTCAGAGTGCATAGTAAAACCTCCTGGTGCCCCAATCCATGTCATCTCAGCCAGCTCCTGGATTCACAGCAGCTGTAGTTCACCCCGGACCATCCACACCTCTCTGCTGGCCTCTCTGCCTGGAGACTTTCTTGGCACTAAGGGAGTTTTCTCAGCCTGCATGGTGCATGCAGGGAAGCTTTAACGCTTTCAGTAGCAATCTTCACCCAGTGAACTGGAGCCTGTGCAGAGACACCCCAGCTTCCCTGTCGCTCAGTGGGGCACATTTCCAGCAAGACTGAGACACCAATAATCTGCTCATGTGCACACCCTTactgccttcccttctctccctcagtCCCCCCTCCCTTGTGGCACTTCTGGAGTCATCTCCCAAATAAACCACTTGTAGTCATATCCCTGCCTCAGGGTCGGCTTTTGGAGCAACCCAAACTAAGACAGGTCATGAGCAGAAAAAGCTGAGAGCGTTCCCTGAAATGCACAAAACTCAGAGCACGTAAAACAATAAAGTAATTtgtgtgaagattaaaaaaatggctGGCAGATGGCATTGCTCTGCCAGAGATTGAGAGTTAAAATAAGTAGCAACCAAATACCAGAAACGtgaatagagagaaagaaaaactcccATCCAGGGGTTGGTCTGCGTTTGAAGCACAGAGAAGGTGTTGGTCCTAGGCAAGGGCAATGCCCCCGATGCCCTGGCTTCTTCTGCTCCCAACGGGTTTCTCTCTCTGGCTGCCCCTTGGTCTGAGTGCCCTTTTCTCTGACTATTGTCCAGAAAGGATGGATATGAGCCTGTGCTCATTATTTCCAGAGCAGACAGATTTGCATTAGACTCATGTGCTTCTAAGAGCTGGTGTCAGCCACTTCTTGTGCCCCAGGTCACATCCTCTTGACCCGAAATTTTACAGCAACCAGCGTGGTGAAGCCATCACCTGACAGCACCTTGCATCAACAACAGCAACTATCTCATGCTTTCTGCCCTGCAGCTTCTCTTTTGCCATCTCTTAAGATGCCTTCTGGAAGCCACTCAGCTGTTCTGAAACATGTGCAATCCTGGTAGTGCAAGGTCATGCACACCCCCTGGGGCAACTCTTGATCTGTGGGACAAGAAAGCTGATGGATAATTTCTCGCTCGTCCTTCTGGAGGACGATTTTGAGGTGTATTCTCTGCAGCTTCTTAGAGCGCCCCCTGGAGAATTGAGCCGCAATTGCCCAAGGTGATGCTTGGCTTCATAACCCACCTTCTTTGTTTTACGCTTTCGTCTCCCACTCCAGTTCCTTGGGATGGAACTACACAAAGTAAACTTCCTGCATACACACTCTGTGTCCAGCTCAGCTTTCTGGGAAACCCAGTACTTCTTAGGTCCACATTCCAGAATGATGAGCTTCCCCGTTTCTCCTTTTCCAATGGTTCCTCACACACCTTCCCAGCCTGATTGCTCTTCTGAAACCATCATGATCTCATCTTGGTTTCCAATGAACAAAGGTGTGAACATCTGAAAACTAGATCATTGCTGCTGACTCACTACTGGTCAGGAATTAACCATTcgtaaagaaatgaagaaatttttAGGACTCTTCTGGATCTTCTTGTTGAATTTTTGAGAACTCTGATAAGCTCATTCCTCAGCTGATGATTCTTCTCCTTTAACTTCCACATTTCCTTGGGATGTACAGTATTTATGTCAGTGACTATAGATTTTGTAGGGATTTGTGGATTCAGACAAACGTTTATTGATATTCACAGCCCTTGGATGGGCACTGTTGAGAATACAGAGCAGCTGAGATGCAGTTGCTAAAGTTTAGGGATAATCTAAGGATGAAATAGGAATAACTTTACACATAATCAGAGCAAGTAAAATATAGAATTCTGTAAGTGTGACAAGTAAATTATTGACAGGATGTTATTGTGGAGAGAGAAATCACATCTGGTCAAAGCTAGAAAGAAGCTGACTTCACAAAGTGCTTCACTCAGGCAGTAAAGGATGCTCCTTGATGGACCATGATGAGACCAACAAAGGCAATGGTCAGTTTTGCCACAATGGCAAAAACGCTCGTGCTTGGTTGGCTAAGGCATTTTGAAGGaacatttttcaatttaattcttaaacaTTTTGGTGGCTCTAGATTTCAAGCTCCAAAGACATTTCAACAAGTGTTGGAATGCTATAGCGTTGAATAACATGTTTATCCTCTTCAAGGTTGAGCTTTAGAGTTATGAAATTTATCTTTTCTGAGGTTATAATGTCATAATACATGCATTATTGAAGCATTATAACCCTCCATGCCTCTGGGTGTTTCGGCTTGTTTATGAAAATTTCATGGTTATGCATGTGTAGATGGCAGTTTGAATGACCTAAAAAGAACAAGACATTAAAAGTAATGATTACATATTTCATGCCATCCCTAATtaactgtgttttattttctaagagcTACAGATGTTATATTACTCATTACAGTCTgttcaaatattatttatgtcacacaaATAGGATGTTTGTTGGCTTGAAATATTTAAGCAAATTCTGTGtgcttctttaaattaaaaaacagataGCAGGGtatatttttcgttttttttgtgtgtctataaaatgaggagcTAAACTAGTTGAGGTCTTTAATGCCTTCTTAGCTCAGAGTGTGATCTTCGGACCAGCTGCATCAGCATCACCTATGAGTTTTTGGAAGTGCAGAATCCTGGGCTCCACCCCGGAACTACTGACTCAAAAGCTGAATTTTATCAAGATGTCCAGTGATTCATAAATACTTTAAGGTTTGAGAAGCCTTGAACTACTTTTTTCTAGATCTATAATTCTGCAAGTTTGAAGAGCTGACATTGGCCTTAATTGCAATAATGTCTGACACATGAGATGCTCTCAAGCCATCTGGTGACCAATGGTACTTAggttttagaatatatattttttgaaatattaatttctagtatacttttaaaacaattatgttttttcttttgaatgtctTCCTCCTACACTGAGAAGACTGGCTCATAAATTTCGGAATATGTGGGCAATCTAAAGAAATTACTAATAGAGaaaaattcaagaagagtcaCTCAAGGAAAGATTTCTTAGCATTTCTCAGCTGTAGGGTTTCTGAGAAACATCTGaattatgaaaatgttttctattactaggttaaaatattttgctctatGAACAACATTTAAACTCACAGgtaattttcaaaatgcaaagtGAAATGAGATATCATTTTCTACTTACCGAGTTGAAAAAAGTTTGCCAGTATTAAAAAGGTTGCTAATATTCAGCAATCATAAGTAAGTACACAAATAACAACCTGGGaagatgtacatttttaaatggaacaATCAAGTTTTAGTCCAATATGTGTAGCCTGAtaccattttattaatataaattatatatatatttttttataatatacACAGATTTCAGAATAAGCATAAGAAAAAGTTGGAAAGAACAATATCATGCTCTTAATGGTTACCTCAAGGACAGGGGATACAAGAACAGACTTTTGAACATGTATATAAAACAACTGGTGGACGTGTGGGGAGACACAGGATTAGCTATCAAAGGGAATAAGAATCCATGTTGTAGTAGGTTGTTAAaccattatctttttaaaaattttaaaatttatttttattttaattttttaaatttaatttatattttatattggggtatagttgatatacaatgttttgttagtttcaagtgtacaaaaaagtgactcagttatagataaacatatatgcattcttattcagattcttttcccatataggttattacagaacactgagtagagtttcctgtgccatacagtaggtccttgttgattaactattttatttaattaattaattaattaattaatttttatttatttattttgggctgtgttggggctttggtgctgtgtgcaggctttctctagttgcggtaagcgggggctactctttgttgtggtgcacgggcttctcattgcagtggcttctcttgttgaggagcatgggctctaggtgtacaggcttcagtagttgtggcacgtgggctcagtagttgtggcttgcgggctctagagctcaggctcagtagttgtggcgcacaagcttagttgctctgcggcatgtgggatcttcccaggccagggctcgaacccatgtctctcgcattggcaggcagattcttaaccactgcgccaccagggaagcctgattatctattttatatgtagtagtgtgtatatgttaatcccaaactcctaatttatccctctccctcacattttccctttggtaaccataagtttgtttttgaagtctgtgagtgtgtttctgttttgtaaataaattcatttgtatcatctttttagattccacatgtaagtaatatcatatgatatttgtctttgtctgacttacttcacttagtatgataatctctaggtccagccgtgttgctgcaaatggaattatttcattcttttttatggctgagtaatattccattgtatatatgtaccacatcttctttattcattcctctgttgatggatatttaggtaaaacattattttaaatatagtgtaCTTGTAGGGTATTTCTTATTCCTACTAGACATCCAGGAAAGCTGCATTCGTTATTGTGACAAATCACTTTGGGGTGGTGTAATTCATTCTTTTCCAACAttaaatgtttctgtttttctcattacTTGTTTGGAACGCAAATACGGTCATATATATCCATGTGCTAGATAAAATGAAGTTATATTTAGACTTAATTCTGTCCTCTTGATATCTTTTCTGCTTTCAGTACTGCGAGTTCAATTGAACCAACCTTTAAATCTGCAAACTAATATTCatcttattaaattattttgtatttggaCTCTTcactttttgaaattatttaactACTTCTTTGTCAATGTCAGAATCAGGTTTCCAGTCCTAAGGTATAGGACAAAAAGACATTACACAAGACTTTCTGTGAAAAGTACTCAAGCCAAAGAATTCTCCTCACAACTAGAGAACCAATGTGAGTTTGAGCAAATCTACCATGAAAAAATTACTgcggaaaaaataaaaatcaaaaataaaaacaaaagcaagatcTTCTAACCTTAGATCTTCTAAAAAGCTGCATTCTCAACATGAGTTAGAGCAGCCCAAAAATAGTGGCTAAGAATAATAATAAGTAGGTATTACTGCCTGAAAGTTTATGAGTCAGCTGGGTGGGTCTTATAGTCTCAGTGGGCTTCCTCATGCATCTGTAGCTGTTGTGGGTCAAGTAGGCAGCTCTGCTGACCTTGGGGTGGCACTCTCCCATGTCTGGGGGGTCAGTTGGCTGTAGGCTGGTCTAGCATGGCCTCAGCTGTACATGTGCTGTCATCCTCCAGCAGTCTGGCTGGAGCTTATTCCCAAGGTGCTGGCAGAACTCCAAAAGAGCAAAAGTGCAAGCTCCATTCACACGTGGGCTGGGAACTAGCCCACTCTCACTTCTGACAAGTTCTCTTGGCCTAACCAAGTGCAAGGCCAGCCCAGATGCAAGGCTGGAAAACACACACAACCACCTTCTGGTGGGAGGAGTTGTAAAGTCAAGTTCAAATAGCATGAAATATTGAACAACTAAAACACTTTAGTAATTGATATGTCACTACTTGGAATTAAACTCCTTTTGCATTCAGATCCTCTACTTCATGCACCCCAGGCTTTCTCAGAGGCTTGAGCATTCTTCATTAAAAGGAAGACtattacatcatttaaaaaatggaacacaGTCTATTGTGCAGCAATTCATTGAGGGTATTTTATAATGTGTTGTCTATGCCCTGATGTCTGCATTTCCACTTTGAAGTTTAGACGTTGTCTTAACTCTGGGAATATTGAATGTGTTTACATAGCAACTTACTAACTTTGCAAGAGTCTATACTTttcagactaaaaaaaaaatggaaaaaaataatatttgctcACATATTGGTGTTTATAAAACCCTAGTATAACTTAAGAAAGATGGATTTTATATAGCTACTGATAGGTTTTATTATAATCATGTCCATGTTCAAGAATCATTCTTTgaatgattcatttatatatctgAGATTTGTGAGCATATAAACACAGTCTCATGACTCCATGAAActtatgtttatattatttctCTCAACCATATGATACGCCCTCTCCAGTTAAATAAAACTAGCTGTAAAGAGAATAACCCTTAGGAATAAAAAGCCTTTCCAAATATAGTTTTCTAAATTTGGCAGGCTTATTTCAGAACAtgaatcttgtttttaaaaaaatctgtgatttGCTTTTGCGAACTTCTCAAGGCTAACGATGACATGAAATCATAGTGTTTCATAGAGATGTTATTTAGTAAAACTGCTAGAGATCAAAACTTGAGATTGAAAGAAAAATCCAGAATGTatgcatcatttttttcttattcagcaaacccttcatatataaaatgaaatgggGAATTCTGGCAATTCTTAAATACTATAAGAGTGCTACTTGATTGAATTTTAAGCCTCAAGTTATATATTGGGATAATTAtcacatataataaaaatgagaaaaaattactTGCTTCAGTATGTTATATCATTTTTGGTCAATAGGATATGAAATGAGAATTTTGAAACAAGTATAGTATACTGTATTATTAAAGCCAAatttaggggaattccctggtggtccagtggttaggactcagccctttcactgccgtggcccgggttcaatccccgatcagagaactaaaatcctgcaagccacacggcatggccaaaaaaaaatgttttttaaataattagctAATTGATAATTTTTGTTATCATCTACTTCTGTCAGTGGTCTCTAAGAACAATTAACACAAGAATGCTATTGGCTTTTTATCAACAAATGAAAACTTTTGCTCTTGTTCTTAATGACACCTGGCTACTAACTAAAGTCAAATTTAATTGAGTAAATAAACACAGTGGAAGACAGCTATGATTGAGACCTTATATgctttaagtaattttttaaatgccaaataATCTGGATCGTTTACCTCTACAAAATGCCCCATTCCTTACAGCCTAGTTTTTATAGccaggccaaaaaacaaaaacaaagaaacaacaacagaaaaacctACTTTAATTTGTACACTATTCTATATATTGATTCagaaactaaatataaatatcaaattttgCCAAGGTTacaattcatttatctttttattattgtttttaattgtggtaggatatacataacataaaatttaccatcctaatcatttttaagtgtatagttcagtgtcattaagtacattcacatttttgtgctaccatcaccactatccatccacagaactcttttcattATGCAAAACTCAAAtgctatacccattaaacaataactctccattttTCCCTCTTCCCAGTCCCTGGcggccaccattctactttctgtctctatgaatttgacaattccaggtacctcatataagtagaatcatacagtatatgtccttttgtgactagcttatttcacatAAGATAATGTCctaaagattcatccatgttgtagcatgtgtcagaatttccatcatttttaaggctgaataatattctactgtatgcatataccacatttttttaatccattcatctgtcaaaagacacttgggttgcttttaccctttggctattgtaagtaatgctgctatggacatgggtgtataaatatctatttgagggacttccctggaggtccagtggttaagcctctgtgcttccactgtagtGGGTGCAGatttcatccctggtcagggaactaagattccacatgccgtgcagcgcagccaaaaaaaattctctttgagaccctgttttcaattcttttaggtatacacccaaaagtggaattgctagaccttaaggtaattcaatttttaattctTAGAGAAACCACGATACTGTTTTCTATAGagcctgcaccattttacatgtcCACCAGCAGTGCCCAAGGggtccagtttttccacatcctcactaacacttgtcattttctggtttttaatagtagccatcctgGAGTGAGGTGTATCTCATTGCGATTTTTATTCACATTCccctaataattagtgctgttgagcctcttttcatgagcttattgaccatttgtatatcttctttggagaaatgtctgttcaagtcctttgcctatttttataatcaggttatttgttttgttgttcagttatagttctttatatactttggatattaaccctttatcagatacatgatttataAATGTATTCTTGCATCTCATGAATTGCTTTTTCAATCTGTTCATTGtgttctttgatgcacagaagttttttttattttgacgtagtttggtttatctatttttattttcttttttgccagtgCTTTTGTTGCCATATTCAAGAATTATTGCCAAACAATCCATTTATTTTTAGCCAAGTCTGTCTTCTAAGGCACAAAGATGATTTACAATGCAAATCAATTGGATAACCTGGATTAGtttgcttattaaaaaaacaggctattaaaaataaacaaaataaaattggcGAGCTGAGGTTTTATTGAAACTTTAGCTTTTGAAAAGtagtaaattttatttgtttaactaGTAGATTACTTTGAGGCTTTGAATTCATGTCTAGCTCATGGATCCTTTCAAATTGAAACATAATGGAAACCCTTTGAAGTCAGAGTCTATgtattacttttctttgttttgacaaaCCACCTTCTACAGTGAGTAGCAAACAGCATCTATTCAGTAAACCCTTACAATAATAGAATAGCCCAGGAGTGGCTATTGATATTATTTAtaccatgttttcattttatgaatgaaCAAATTGAGATCCTGCAGGAAAAGTAATCTAAGTGTTCAATATTGAGTATAAAAGAAGTGACTTACTTGCAGATACAATAAAAATGCACAGGTTTAGAAGTTTGGACAGCCTGTCTGAATTAATTGATAATTAGGGGTAATTGATGCCTGTGGGATGCAGGTGTGCATATGATGTCACCCTTTAATTGTAAGCAGGTGGTGCAATGGAGACATGGCGATAAACTTTGGGTCTCTAAGAAAATTTATTCCAGGAGTTTTCTCTCAATTCTATAAATGCTCTGAAAACTGTCACCTTGTCCCTTAGGGGCTCCCACTTCACATGCTAAGAGATCGTCTGTGTAAATTGCCATCTTGGCTGaccacattttatatttctaattttattctgtaAAATTTACAGTATTTTTGACTGAAGGAGGCTTCTGTCATTGGGTTCACATCCTCTTTTTTTCAGATGGGAGAACAGAGGCCTAGGAAAGCAGTGCCTTGACACCAATAAACTGCCAGTAATGGGGTGGTAAAGATCCTAATTAGATTCCCAGATCCAAAAGCTTATATTTGTTAGAAATGTCAGCAGAAATAGAAAAGCGATAACAGTTTCACAATCCAGGACTTGAGTTTCCTCCTTGTCTTGTAGCTTCTGAGAGCTTCTCTCCCTCAGCCATCCACAAAGCCAGAGAATCTTTGGTTTCCAACACTCAAACACCCCCAAACCTAGTCACAAAGCCATGGGGATCCTAGTCATGGTAACTTCCCCTCATCAGCTCTACCCGTCCTTTGGCTGGTTCCACTGTCACCAGAAACAGGTGAGCTGGACCCCTTTCCCAAGATCCTCCACTCTCAGCTGTCTTTGATAAAAGTGGCTTCATTCTCTAAAGATTAGCCTAGCTTGCTCCTCCAAGCATTGCTGTTTCTGGAGTCCCCAAAAAATTGTATCGACAAGGTTGCCAATTTTACAAAATGTTCAAATTCATTTGACTTTCCAAATAGTGGACTGGAAACCTCCACTGGAAAATTAGTGGACATCTGTGAGAGTCAATCTGGAGTTGAATTAAAATTCTGATGTACTGTGAAAGGTCAGTGCattagaattatattttaatagttaTGAATGTGCTAATACACTGCTGTTCTTCAGTGCAAATTGGCAACACTCCCAGGCTTCGGGAAACTTTGAAGGAATGAATTTCAAAATTCCTGCTTAACAAATATGTACAAGAAGTCAAAAAAGACATATTAAGAACCTTCTATTAAAGTACACAATAAACCCTAGATTTATGAGttatgatctttttttaaaaaaataaatttatttatttttggctgctctgggtcttcgttgctgcacgggacttcctctagttgcagtgagcactGTGCTATGATCTTAAATGGGGTCTATTTGCACTGAAAAAGGCAACATTGCTCAATGGTGCAAGTAGCAAGGAGAAAATTCATAAGGAGAGAAGCTCCTCTTTCTTCTTAGAATTTATGATTCCAGTGAAGTCTTTGTACTTCCTCAACTATTTTCAAGATTGCTTATTAGAGCAAAAATAGGACAAAGAGATGGGAGGTGCAAGGATTCAGATTTCTATTGGATAGTATAAAGAACTACTTAACAAGAGGCTGACTTGCGCATCTCATGAAAACTGGGTAAGCAGAAGTTAGAAAACCATCTTTCAAGGATATTGTAGAAGGTATTTCTTAATTGGAGGAGAAGTACACTCAATGACTTTCAAGGTCCTTTTGAATTTTAAGATTGTGCTGCTACTTTCTATAAGATAAAGCCAAAAGGAGCCCTAGTTGAATGGCTGGTAAATAATATGCCTTAGAAATGAATTCTCACTAAGAGCATTTAGAATTTAACAGAACTAAATTTAAGTTTCTGGAACCCACATAGAGGCTAAGGGATTTCACAGAGTTGGATGCGAAAAGGGAGCTTCAGGAGCCTGGCAGGGTTTGCAAATCCAATGCCCCGCAGGGCCAGCAAGTTCTCTGAAGGCAGCTGTAAGATAGGCATGTGGTGGAGGCAAGCCTCAAACGATAAGTATTCAAAATGTAAAACACTTCTGGTTTTCTGTCTTATCAAATCATTACCCTAATCCTTTACATTAGGAACACATAGAGataagagaactctgggacaaatAGCAAAGACCACAGAAGCAATCTTCGTTGGGGTACAACTGTGGCCCATTCCCCCTGAATGTTAGCACAGTTCAATGTAGGAGTTTCCCAGGTATCCAAAAGCTTGTGCAAGGCAAAATCATGTTTGCCCTGGTACGCTTCAGTTTAATCCCACCCAAGGCTCATACATCATGCCACTTCTCCCCTTTTGCATATGCTCCTCTCTAGGATTCCTGACTCTGGGCAGTTCCTCACATATAGGACCTTGTCTTCTGCCTCCTCTGAATCAAAAGTGACCTAAGCCATATCCTCTTCCCTCTGGGCCTTTTATATATGTCACTGAGTGAATTAAgatttaaagacaaaaagaaacatGCTGTGTACCTCTTCCATGATGTTTGCAAGATAATTGAGTTTTCTTAGAATTCAAcaccattatcacaaaatcatgCTTCTGTAATTGTAAATCCCATTCAGGTGGTCTGCAGTTAGGGGTGAGAGTCTGACAGTTGAAGGTGTGGTCTGGTTGTGCAGCCCACACCCACCAGATAAGTCACCCTCTCTACCAGATAAGTCACCCCCTCTACATCTGCCTATAAAGTTGAAACTATGTAATGGAGAATTATTTAAGGATCTCTTACTACAATCTTACTGGTTCAACAAAATGTATCTATTTCTTCTGTGGAGCAGTTACTGTACTCTTGAACAAATGCCATGATTGAAACAGGGATAATATTATACTAAAGCTAACTCATTGTTTtctaaaagtttaaatatttttctttctttgggcttttattaatttttgacacattttccctatttctttttttttcagcttattGATTggaaattgtatatatatttaaggtgtacaatttgttctatatatatagatatagatatagatgattttatatatatagagagaacatcaagttgtacaccttaaatatatataccatatatatagtgaatatacatgtatacattaaatatatacaatatatatagtGAAGTAATCACCAAAATGAAGCTAGttaatatatccatcacctcacctagttaccattttctttctatttttttctcttttttctttgttgtggtgagaaCACTCAAGATCTagaagtttaaatatttattgtcctTGGGGCTAAGCTTA from Balaenoptera acutorostrata chromosome 15, mBalAcu1.1, whole genome shotgun sequence encodes the following:
- the LOC114237220 gene encoding NADH dehydrogenase [ubiquinone] 1 alpha subcomplex assembly factor 8-like is translated as MSGNRVVWGHVQSVLCTFPEHLVVCGAGTMAKGRCMQVSGTPGGRLRKDLCTQEFKALRSCFVSVAKKTLKGSR